One Ferribacterium limneticum genomic window, CGCCTCGCCCAGGCGCAACAACAAGGCGGCGATCTCTAGTCAGCTTCTTATGCTGTCACCGGGATGTCTTCTGGGACTTGGTAGTCTTCACCACAAAGCAGCCAGCGATTTCTAATCGCAGAATGCCAGCGGGTGGCTCTGTTGTGCCCGTTGCTGTCAGCCATCGGTACCTTTCCACCGGCAGGAGTGCCGCGGTAGCAGACGGGTCTGCCCAACCTCGGTTTTAGCCCTTTCGGACTATTGCTCTGCCAATAATGGAAATGGGAGTATTACGCAATAAGCATTAGCCTGATTTGCATTTGGCTGGACTGTCCTTAACAAGAACCACGTAAATTCGACCCGGAGAATCCGAGATGAAATTGACTCGCTACCCCGCATACCTTTTCTGCACGATCCTTGGCGTATTGTCCGGCCAGGCAAGTGCCGCTGTGATCGACTTCAATTCACTGGCCACGACGACTAACAACCCCATTGTTACGGTTGGCCAGCCCTATGTCGAAGACGGTTTCAGCCTGATCACCCGCTCCGGGGTATCGTTCACTTATGGTGGCGGCACCATCTATGCCACCACCGACAAGAACGCCAACTGGACCGGCACCCCAGGCGTCTATTCCGACTACATTTACCAGTACGGCAGCGCCTTCGTACTGGAACGGGTCGGTGGAGGCACGTTCGATCTGGTGAGCATGGACGCGGCATCTTTTTATACCGGCGGGGCGGGCAACTCCTTTAGTGTCTATGGGTACCCGGCTGCAGGTGGTTACGTCAATCAGAATTTCACACTGGATAACACCACCAAGACCTTGGAAACACTGACCTTCAACGACAGCTTCAAGGGCCTTAACAAGATTATTTTCAGCTCGGTGTATGCCCAAGTCGACAACATCAATCTGAGCGTCGCAGCAGTCCCCGAACCCGAAATCTATGCCATGCTGTTGGCAGGCCTTGGTTTGATCGCGGGTATTGCAAGCCGCAAACGCAATAACAACGCATCGGCCTGACAGCCCTTTCAGGCTACACACAAGCGGGGGCTTCGGCTCCCGTTTTGCTTTATTGCTCGGCAGCCTCGGAGAAACTCAGATCTCCTTATTCAGTTGCTGATGTAGCCCAAAAGCTTGGTGGTTTCCTCTTCGCAGAATGCAGAAATTATCTGGTCAGAAAAGACAAAAGCCCCTTTCGGGGCTCTTTGCGCTACCGCTTATACCGGGGATGAAAGCCGGCTAGACGCCAATCAGTTGAGCTTTTCCGGACTCCCGCAGCACTGCTTGAATTTCTTG contains:
- a CDS encoding PEP-CTERM sorting domain-containing protein; the protein is MKLTRYPAYLFCTILGVLSGQASAAVIDFNSLATTTNNPIVTVGQPYVEDGFSLITRSGVSFTYGGGTIYATTDKNANWTGTPGVYSDYIYQYGSAFVLERVGGGTFDLVSMDAASFYTGGAGNSFSVYGYPAAGGYVNQNFTLDNTTKTLETLTFNDSFKGLNKIIFSSVYAQVDNINLSVAAVPEPEIYAMLLAGLGLIAGIASRKRNNNASA